One region of Rattus norvegicus strain BN/NHsdMcwi chromosome 13, GRCr8, whole genome shotgun sequence genomic DNA includes:
- the Fcer1a gene encoding high affinity immunoglobulin epsilon receptor subunit alpha isoform X1: MDTGGSARLCLALVLISTQKSVVSLDPPWIRILTGDKVTLICNGNNSSQMNSTKWIHNDSISNVKSSHWVIVSATIQDSGKYICQKQGFYKSKPVYLNVMQEWLLLQSSADVVLDNGSFDIRCRSWKKWKVHKVIYYKDDIAFKYSYDSNNISIRKATFNDSGSYHCTGYLNKVECKSDKFSIAVVKDYTIEYRWLQLIFPSLAVILFAVDTGLWFSTHKQFESILKIQKTGKGKKKG, from the exons ATGGATACTGGAGGATCTGCCCGGCTGTGCCTAGCATTAGTGCTCATAT CCACTCAGAAATCTGTAGTGTCCTTGGACCCACCGTGGATTAGAATACTTACAGGAGATAAAGTGACTCTTATATGCAATGGGAACAATTCCTCTCAAATGAACTCTACTAAATGGATCCACAATGATAGCATCTCTAATGTGAAATCGTCACATTGGGTCATTGTGAGTGCCACCATTCAAGACAGTGGAAAATACATATGTCAGAAGCAAGGATTTTATAAGAGCAAACCTGTGTACTTGAACGTGATGCAAG AGTGGCTGCTGCTCCAATCTTCTGCTGACGTGGTCTTAGACAATGGATCCTTTGACATCAGATGCCGTAGCTGGAAGAAATGGAAAGTCCACAAGGTGATCTACTACAAGGACGACATTGCTTTCAAGTACTCTTATGACAGCAACAACATCTCCATTAGAAAGGCCACATTTAATGACAGTGGCAGCTACCACTGCACAGGCTATTTGAACAAGGTTGAATGTAAATCTGATAAATTCAGTATTGCTGTAGTAAAAG ATTACACAATTGAGTATCGTTGGCTACAACTCATTTTCCCATCATTGGCGGTGATTCTGTTTGCTGTGGACACTGGGTTATGGTTCTCAACCCACAAACAGTTCGAATCCATCTTGAAGATTCagaagactggaaaaggcaaaaaaaaaggtTGA
- the Fcer1a gene encoding high affinity immunoglobulin epsilon receptor subunit alpha precursor, producing MDTGGSARLCLALVLISLGVMLTATQKSVVSLDPPWIRILTGDKVTLICNGNNSSQMNSTKWIHNDSISNVKSSHWVIVSATIQDSGKYICQKQGFYKSKPVYLNVMQEWLLLQSSADVVLDNGSFDIRCRSWKKWKVHKVIYYKDDIAFKYSYDSNNISIRKATFNDSGSYHCTGYLNKVECKSDKFSIAVVKDYTIEYRWLQLIFPSLAVILFAVDTGLWFSTHKQFESILKIQKTGKGKKKG from the exons ATGGATACTGGAGGATCTGCCCGGCTGTGCCTAGCATTAGTGCTCATAT CTCTGGGTGTCATGCTAACAG CCACTCAGAAATCTGTAGTGTCCTTGGACCCACCGTGGATTAGAATACTTACAGGAGATAAAGTGACTCTTATATGCAATGGGAACAATTCCTCTCAAATGAACTCTACTAAATGGATCCACAATGATAGCATCTCTAATGTGAAATCGTCACATTGGGTCATTGTGAGTGCCACCATTCAAGACAGTGGAAAATACATATGTCAGAAGCAAGGATTTTATAAGAGCAAACCTGTGTACTTGAACGTGATGCAAG AGTGGCTGCTGCTCCAATCTTCTGCTGACGTGGTCTTAGACAATGGATCCTTTGACATCAGATGCCGTAGCTGGAAGAAATGGAAAGTCCACAAGGTGATCTACTACAAGGACGACATTGCTTTCAAGTACTCTTATGACAGCAACAACATCTCCATTAGAAAGGCCACATTTAATGACAGTGGCAGCTACCACTGCACAGGCTATTTGAACAAGGTTGAATGTAAATCTGATAAATTCAGTATTGCTGTAGTAAAAG ATTACACAATTGAGTATCGTTGGCTACAACTCATTTTCCCATCATTGGCGGTGATTCTGTTTGCTGTGGACACTGGGTTATGGTTCTCAACCCACAAACAGTTCGAATCCATCTTGAAGATTCagaagactggaaaaggcaaaaaaaaaggtTGA